Proteins from a genomic interval of Daphnia pulex isolate KAP4 chromosome 4, ASM2113471v1:
- the LOC124193032 gene encoding 39S ribosomal protein L10, mitochondrial-like — protein MSVIESTTRLINLQRLLKPWIPTTTAIRWRTRKPNIQRPIPDHYVKARFKAALEPIYPDPQMDKPWFEKCGNIWQTKEKEETSKYEELLAKEFYKKFAESQLIAVFHENSSKAYELIKIKQMIHGHNMKMVFGSRKIATLALAGTEFEPVLRLHEGKTAYLCSKDLHVPKLLKFVKKMNHLVLLAGVVQGRLITKSQLQWVATLPDINMLRAELCSILSSHTIQLSQSLTYQQQQLTQSLEQLVKKDSETSTDGSETSADGTS, from the exons ATGTCTGTCATTGAATCCACTACCAGGCTCATAAATCTGCAAA GACTGTTGAAGCCCTGGATACCTACGACGACTGCAATTAGATGGAGaacaagaaaaccaaatatCCAA AGACCTATTCCAGATCATTATGTCAAAGCAAGATTCAAAGCTGCCCTTGAGCCCATATACCCAGATCCCCAGATGGACAAACCATGGTTCGAAAAGTGTGGCAATATTTGGCAAactaaagaaaaggaagag ACTTCCAAGTATGAGGAACTTTTGGCCAAAGAGTTTTATAAGAAATTCGCCGAATCACAGCTGATTGCtgtttttcatgaaaattccTCTAAAGCATATGAGCTAATTAAG ATTAAACAAATGATACATGGTCACAACATGAAAATGGTCTTTGGAAGTAGAAAAATTGCCACTTTGGCTCTGGCTGGAACAGAGTTTGAGCCTGTTCTAAGATTACATGAAGGGAAAACTGCCTATTTGTGCAGTAAAGACCTTCATGTACCTAAACTTCTTAAATTTGTCAAGAAAATGAATCACTTGGTTCTTTTAG CTGGTGTAGTCCAAGGCAGGTTAATCACCAAAAGTCAGCTGCAATGGGTTGCCACTTTACCAGATATAAACATGCTGCGTGCTGAGCTCTGTTCAATCCTGTCCTCACACACAATTCAATTGAGCCAATCCCTGACatatcaacagcagcaattaACACAGTCTCTGGAACagcttgtaaaaaaagataGTGAAACATCTACTGATGGAAGTGAAACATCTGCTGATGGAACAAGCTAA